The following coding sequences are from one Clostridioides difficile ATCC 9689 = DSM 1296 window:
- a CDS encoding SpoIVB peptidase S55 domain-containing protein: protein MNKINKNFKNIWIILGAVSIFTMVIIFNKNCNVNKETQIEAFAIKNHDKKFVYPMGNIIGVKANTDGVLVLGYEEEDVDYIGGIQIGDNIVKIDNKRIKNSQDVSEILNKIKKSKVEVTFERKNKYKTEVIETKKENGKYKLGLWVRDKISGIGTMTFYDPSMEKFKAIGHAIKDSDTNELLKIKQGYIYKPEQLKIVKASNEKVGKIKGDFNDSNLMGNFSNNSELGISGNITENHNKEFNVANKEKQLIEVGRPQDVKIGDAVILFEDKNKNITSYDIKIESIVYDKGNYRDMVIKVVDDKLLEYTGGIVQGMSGAPIIQNNKIIGAITHVFRDNPKKGYGIFIDEMIKL, encoded by the coding sequence ATGAACAAAATAAATAAAAATTTCAAAAATATTTGGATAATATTAGGAGCTGTATCGATTTTTACCATGGTTATAATTTTTAATAAAAATTGTAATGTTAATAAAGAGACTCAAATAGAAGCTTTTGCAATTAAGAATCATGATAAAAAATTTGTATATCCTATGGGAAATATAATTGGAGTAAAAGCAAATACAGATGGTGTATTGGTCTTAGGATATGAGGAAGAGGATGTAGACTATATTGGAGGCATACAAATCGGTGATAATATAGTAAAAATAGATAATAAAAGGATAAAAAATAGTCAAGATGTATCAGAGATTTTGAATAAGATTAAAAAAAGTAAAGTTGAAGTGACTTTTGAGAGAAAAAATAAGTATAAAACAGAAGTAATAGAGACTAAAAAAGAAAATGGCAAGTATAAACTTGGATTATGGGTAAGAGATAAAATATCTGGAATTGGAACTATGACTTTTTACGACCCTAGTATGGAAAAGTTCAAAGCAATCGGTCATGCCATAAAAGATTCGGATACTAATGAACTATTAAAGATAAAGCAAGGATATATATATAAGCCAGAACAATTAAAAATAGTAAAAGCTAGTAATGAAAAAGTAGGTAAAATAAAAGGAGATTTTAATGACAGCAATTTAATGGGTAATTTCTCAAATAATTCAGAGCTAGGTATAAGTGGTAATATTACAGAAAACCATAATAAAGAGTTTAATGTAGCAAATAAAGAAAAGCAATTAATAGAAGTTGGAAGGCCGCAAGATGTAAAAATAGGAGATGCAGTAATTCTTTTTGAGGATAAAAACAAAAATATAACAAGCTATGATATAAAAATAGAAAGTATAGTATATGATAAAGGAAATTATAGAGATATGGTAATAAAAGTAGTAGATGACAAGTTATTGGAATACACAGGAGGTATCGTACAGGGGATGAGTGGAGCTCCAATAATACAAAATAATAAAATTATTGGTGCAATAACTCATGTTTTTAGAGATAATCCGAAAAAAGGATATGGTATTTTTATAGATGAAATGATAAAATTGTAG
- the steA gene encoding putative cytokinetic ring protein SteA, whose product MRVEAPIKVDRKTKKLAKRVESGEIAVINHIDIDEVAANSLVEAKIKLVINAAPSISGRYPNKGPGILTENNILIIDNVGEELFEELKEGETIEVVDGKIYRKGKFLGAGEVLDKYEVSHQIKAAYENLAVELDRFIDNTIDYAKKEKGFILGEVEIPKVKTNYANKHVLIVVRGQDYKEDLSTMLSYIEEVKPVLVGVDGGADALIEFGYTPDVIVGDMDSVSDEALKKASEIVVHAYTDGRAPGLKRVEELGLDAVVFPAPGTSEDIAMLIAYEYKAELIVAVGTHSNMIDFLEKGRKGMASTFLVRLKIGSKLIDAKGVNLLYRSKLKIKYIWALIATALFPVLVVASLSPGVQQFIQLMQLKFRVLLQM is encoded by the coding sequence ATGAGAGTCGAGGCCCCTATAAAAGTAGATCGAAAAACCAAAAAACTTGCTAAAAGAGTTGAAAGTGGGGAAATAGCAGTTATAAATCATATAGACATAGATGAAGTTGCTGCAAACTCTTTAGTAGAAGCTAAAATAAAACTTGTCATAAATGCGGCTCCTTCTATAAGTGGTAGGTATCCCAATAAAGGTCCAGGGATATTAACTGAAAATAATATACTAATAATTGATAATGTTGGAGAAGAGTTATTTGAAGAATTAAAAGAAGGAGAAACTATAGAAGTTGTAGATGGAAAGATATATAGAAAAGGAAAATTTTTAGGTGCAGGAGAAGTTTTAGACAAGTATGAGGTTTCACACCAAATAAAGGCTGCCTATGAGAATTTAGCTGTAGAATTGGATAGATTTATAGATAATACTATAGATTATGCTAAAAAAGAAAAAGGATTTATACTTGGAGAAGTAGAAATTCCAAAAGTGAAAACTAATTATGCTAATAAACATGTATTGATAGTTGTAAGAGGTCAGGACTACAAAGAAGATTTAAGTACTATGCTTTCTTATATAGAAGAGGTAAAGCCAGTATTGGTTGGTGTTGATGGAGGAGCAGACGCTTTAATTGAGTTTGGATATACTCCAGATGTGATTGTAGGTGATATGGATAGTGTAAGTGATGAAGCTTTAAAAAAGGCTAGTGAAATAGTAGTACATGCTTATACAGATGGAAGAGCACCAGGTCTTAAGAGGGTTGAGGAATTAGGCTTAGATGCAGTTGTATTTCCTGCGCCAGGAACTAGTGAAGATATAGCTATGCTTATCGCCTATGAGTATAAGGCTGAGTTAATAGTAGCAGTTGGTACACATTCAAATATGATTGATTTTCTTGAAAAAGGAAGAAAAGGTATGGCAAGTACTTTTTTAGTTAGACTAAAAATAGGTTCAAAGCTTATAGATGCTAAAGGCGTTAATTTGTTATACAGAAGTAAATTAAAAATAAAGTACATATGGGCATTAATAGCAACAGCATTATTTCCTGTGTTGGTAGTTGCATCATTGTCACCAGGAGTTCAACAGTTCATACAACTAATGCAATTAAAGTTTAGAGTATTATTACAGATGTAA
- a CDS encoding glycosyl transferase codes for MKDYILYTILLLTGLFGTYAVIPLFKNLLINGNVLRPNYKKDMIPVSMGIVFLPMIVINGIILAFFTTEFKDLAYIFMFMFGMISMFFAGILDDVIGNRDVSGLKGHFKSLFKGSLTTGGFKALFGGFVGLIVSVAISKDIIDIIVNTLIIALSTNLMNLLDLRPGRAIKAYLFIMVIIFLTLTGFVQVLPLLIVPNVLAYFNYDLKARAMMGDTGSNVLGISIGMLISFGYPFNIRLGWLIFVVIMHIFTEKYSLTKIIEKNKLLNFIDKLGR; via the coding sequence GTGAAAGATTATATACTTTATACCATTTTATTATTAACTGGATTATTTGGAACCTATGCTGTAATTCCACTATTTAAAAATTTATTGATAAATGGAAATGTACTTAGACCAAACTATAAAAAAGATATGATACCAGTAAGTATGGGAATTGTATTTTTGCCTATGATTGTAATCAATGGAATAATACTTGCTTTCTTTACTACAGAATTTAAGGATTTAGCGTATATATTTATGTTTATGTTTGGTATGATATCCATGTTTTTTGCAGGGATACTAGATGATGTCATTGGAAATAGAGATGTAAGTGGTTTAAAGGGGCATTTTAAAAGTTTATTTAAAGGAAGTCTTACAACAGGAGGTTTTAAAGCTTTATTTGGTGGATTTGTAGGGCTTATAGTTTCTGTTGCTATATCAAAAGACATAATTGATATAATAGTAAATACACTAATAATAGCTCTATCAACTAATTTAATGAATCTTTTGGATTTAAGACCAGGAAGGGCAATAAAAGCATATTTATTCATAATGGTAATTATATTTTTAACATTGACAGGATTTGTTCAAGTTCTTCCATTACTTATAGTACCAAATGTACTTGCATACTTTAATTATGATTTAAAAGCAAGGGCTATGATGGGAGATACTGGTTCAAACGTCCTTGGAATATCTATTGGAATGCTCATTTCTTTTGGGTATCCATTTAACATTAGATTAGGATGGTTAATATTTGTAGTTATTATGCATATATTCACTGAGAAATACTCATTAACTAAGATAATAGAAAAAAATAAACTATTAAATTTTATAGATAAATTGGGAAGGTAG
- a CDS encoding tyrosine-type recombinase/integrase: MDIIEGYIDYIKDKKKLSENTVASYFMDIKKYMEYINQKSIKLVDIVENDIISYLIKLEKDNVSIATIARMISSIKSFHDYLFLNHICANNPAKDIKKPKIKKENINILTEEEIERLLNFPKLTTPKLIRDKAIFEVLYGTGIKVSELVEMNIEDIDLDIDYIYCNSCCKNQRVIPLCDITKLYLEKYLKEARPKMAVEGEKSLFVSSLGQRFTRQGLWKVIKKYSNLANIDKNINPTMLRHSFAIHLLNEGANIAVVSKILGNVNLSSLQVYLNHIDKNVRREIKEKHPRNDVDVELQKAEAK; the protein is encoded by the coding sequence ATGGATATTATAGAGGGATATATAGATTACATAAAAGATAAAAAAAAATTATCAGAGAATACAGTGGCATCATACTTTATGGATATAAAAAAATATATGGAATATATAAATCAAAAAAGCATTAAACTAGTAGATATAGTAGAAAATGATATTATAAGTTACTTAATAAAGTTGGAAAAAGATAATGTATCAATAGCTACAATAGCGAGGATGATATCCTCTATAAAATCTTTTCATGATTATTTATTTTTAAATCATATATGTGCAAATAATCCTGCAAAGGATATAAAAAAACCTAAAATAAAAAAAGAAAATATAAATATACTTACAGAAGAAGAAATTGAAAGACTATTAAATTTTCCAAAGTTAACAACGCCTAAATTGATTAGGGACAAGGCTATTTTTGAAGTATTATATGGTACTGGTATAAAAGTATCTGAATTAGTAGAGATGAATATAGAGGATATTGACCTAGATATTGATTATATATATTGTAATTCATGTTGTAAAAATCAAAGAGTGATACCACTTTGTGATATTACAAAACTTTACTTAGAAAAGTATCTAAAAGAAGCAAGACCTAAAATGGCTGTAGAAGGTGAAAAATCATTATTCGTAAGTTCATTAGGTCAAAGGTTTACACGACAAGGTCTTTGGAAAGTCATAAAAAAATATTCTAATCTAGCCAATATAGATAAAAATATAAATCCTACAATGCTTAGACATTCATTTGCTATTCATTTGTTAAATGAAGGTGCTAACATTGCTGTTGTAAGTAAAATTTTAGGAAATGTTAATTTATCTAGTTTGCAAGTATATTTAAATCATATAGATAAAAACGTGAGAAGAGAAATAAAGGAGAAACATCCTAGAAATGATGTTGATGTAGAATTACAAAAAGCAGAAGCTAAATAG
- a CDS encoding glycosyltransferase family 2 protein — translation MDSYISIIIPAYNEESRIKYTLESILDIKQINEIIVVDDGSIDNTAKVVSELENEKIKFFKLDKNRGKGYALNYGIKLAMKNADIIGFLDGDLGSSAKEVEKLIVPILNGEADVTIAKFPPAKRKGGLGFVKGLAKNSVFEMTGVELDATLSGQRIFKREVLEKFDEIPFGYGVEVGMTIDILKYGFKIKEVLVNMTHNETGRNLKGFIHRGKQYYHIKKVLGQKKKEWR, via the coding sequence ATGGATTCTTATATAAGTATAATAATACCAGCTTATAATGAAGAAAGTAGAATAAAATATACATTAGAAAGCATATTGGACATTAAGCAAATAAATGAAATAATAGTTGTGGATGATGGTTCAATTGACAATACTGCTAAGGTTGTATCTGAGCTAGAAAATGAAAAGATTAAATTTTTTAAGTTAGATAAAAATAGAGGTAAAGGATATGCTTTAAATTATGGTATCAAATTAGCAATGAAAAATGCAGATATTATAGGTTTTCTGGATGGAGATTTAGGAAGTTCTGCTAAAGAAGTTGAAAAATTAATAGTACCTATATTAAATGGTGAGGCAGATGTTACAATAGCCAAGTTTCCTCCTGCAAAGAGAAAAGGAGGTTTGGGATTTGTAAAAGGTTTAGCTAAAAATTCTGTGTTTGAGATGACTGGTGTTGAGTTAGATGCAACTTTGTCAGGTCAAAGAATATTTAAAAGAGAAGTTTTAGAAAAGTTTGATGAAATACCTTTTGGATATGGAGTAGAAGTTGGAATGACCATTGATATATTAAAGTATGGATTTAAAATTAAAGAAGTATTAGTAAATATGACTCATAATGAAACAGGAAGAAATTTAAAAGGTTTTATTCATAGAGGGAAACAGTATTATCACATAAAAAAGGTTTTAGGACAAAAAAAGAAAGAATGGAGGTAA
- a CDS encoding GNAT family N-acetyltransferase has protein sequence MAQNITLQFVEEKDLENLENVKLLFTEYSNSLNIDLCFQDFNNELKTLPGKYKKPSGSLILAFVDENLAGCVALKKLEGKICELKRLYVRNQFRGLKIGKILLEEIIEEAKKFGYTHMRLDTLPSMKSAQGLYEKFGFYDIEPYTYNPIEGARYMELKL, from the coding sequence ATGGCTCAAAATATAACTTTACAATTTGTTGAAGAAAAAGATTTAGAAAACCTTGAAAATGTAAAACTTCTATTTACTGAATATTCAAATTCTCTAAATATAGACTTATGTTTTCAAGACTTTAATAATGAATTAAAAACACTTCCAGGAAAATATAAAAAACCTTCAGGCTCATTGATATTGGCATTTGTTGATGAAAATTTGGCAGGTTGTGTTGCTTTAAAAAAACTTGAAGGTAAAATATGTGAATTAAAAAGATTATATGTAAGAAATCAATTTAGAGGATTAAAAATAGGAAAAATACTATTGGAAGAAATCATTGAAGAAGCTAAAAAATTTGGATATACACACATGAGATTAGATACTCTTCCAAGCATGAAAAGTGCACAAGGATTATATGAAAAGTTTGGTTTTTATGATATAGAACCTTATACTTATAATCCAATTGAAGGGGCTAGATATATGGAATTAAAATTATAA
- a CDS encoding GNAT family N-acetyltransferase — MKLNVRIADINNWHDLVSLSVDKSQLDYIESNALSIAESKFITAWVPVGIYDENSLIGFAMYGRLEDDRVWLDRFMIDSKYQGKGYGKASLDFLVNHLKNEYNCDELYLSIFEDNKMAIKLYKDFGFEFNGELDYGGEKVMVLKSN, encoded by the coding sequence TTGAAATTAAATGTAAGAATTGCAGACATAAATAATTGGCATGATTTAGTTAGTTTGTCTGTAGATAAAAGTCAGTTAGATTATATAGAAAGCAATGCACTTTCTATTGCTGAATCTAAATTTATAACAGCTTGGGTACCTGTTGGAATATATGATGAAAATTCTTTAATAGGATTTGCTATGTATGGTCGTTTAGAAGATGATAGAGTTTGGCTTGATAGATTTATGATTGATTCAAAATATCAAGGTAAAGGATATGGAAAAGCATCATTAGATTTTCTTGTAAATCATCTTAAAAATGAATATAACTGTGATGAACTATATCTTAGTATATTCGAAGACAATAAAATGGCTATTAAGCTTTATAAAGATTTTGGATTTGAGTTTAATGGAGAGCTTGACTATGGTGGTGAAAAAGTAATGGTATTAAAATCTAATTGA
- the spo0A gene encoding sporulation transcription factor Spo0A — protein sequence MGGFLVEKIKIVLADDNKDFCQVLKEYLSNEDDIDILGIAKDGIEALDLVKKTQPDLLILDVIMPHLDGLGVIEKLNTMDIPKMPKIIVLSAVGQDKITQSAINLGADYYIVKPFDFVVFINRIRELVSNRVTQVEPKPRPVQETQMTRSDFVKNVGNIETEITNIIHEIGVPAHIKGYLYLREAMKMVIDNVELLGAVTKELYPSIAKKFNTTPSRVERAIRHAIEVAWSRGKVDTINQLFGYTVHNTKGKPTNSEFIAMIADKLRLEHSMVK from the coding sequence ATGGGGGGATTTTTAGTGGAAAAAATCAAAATAGTTTTAGCAGATGACAATAAGGATTTTTGTCAGGTATTAAAAGAGTATTTGTCTAATGAAGATGATATCGATATATTAGGCATAGCTAAGGATGGAATTGAAGCATTAGACTTAGTAAAAAAGACACAACCGGACTTATTAATACTAGATGTAATAATGCCACATCTAGATGGATTAGGTGTAATTGAAAAATTGAATACTATGGATATACCTAAAATGCCAAAAATAATAGTACTATCAGCAGTAGGTCAAGATAAGATAACTCAAAGCGCAATAAATCTAGGAGCAGATTACTACATAGTAAAGCCATTTGATTTTGTTGTGTTTATAAACAGAATTAGAGAGCTAGTTTCTAATAGAGTTACACAAGTTGAGCCAAAACCTAGACCAGTTCAAGAGACTCAAATGACTAGAAGTGATTTTGTTAAGAATGTAGGAAATATAGAGACAGAAATCACAAATATAATACATGAAATAGGAGTACCAGCTCATATAAAAGGATATTTATATTTAAGAGAAGCAATGAAAATGGTTATTGATAATGTTGAGCTTTTAGGTGCAGTAACAAAAGAGTTATATCCAAGTATAGCTAAAAAATTCAATACAACACCAAGTAGAGTTGAAAGAGCAATAAGACATGCAATAGAGGTTGCATGGAGTAGAGGAAAAGTTGACACAATAAATCAATTATTTGGATATACGGTACACAATACTAAAGGAAAACCAACTAATTCAGAATTTATAGCAATGATTGCTGATAAATTAAGACTAGAACATAGTATGGTTAAATAA
- a CDS encoding DUF3866 family protein codes for MISKRVGIVESIVSQTETLDDIRVNINGEIQRAYNYPKISGTINIGDEVVLNTTAVELSLGTGGYHFVITNLNNIESTLTEGGHIMKLRYTPLQIKVDSVEEQESIYHDKFANFKGLEGLSVVVGTLHSMLTPFAASFKRNNPNKKLVYIMTDGASLPIYLSKNVDTLKEKKLIDSTITIGNAFGGDYECINIYTALITAKEILKADAVFVSMGPGIAGTGTKYGFTGIEQGSILDAVKKLEGRAIAIPRISFADKRERHQGISHHSMTVFKEIVNVNVDIPITIYDDEKLNFIKEQINLNGLDKKHNIIYIDNNKTKEDLDYFNLKVKSMGRNYEQDEAFFKAASTAAYYLMEV; via the coding sequence ATGATAAGCAAAAGAGTGGGGATTGTTGAATCAATAGTAAGTCAAACTGAAACTCTAGATGATATAAGAGTAAATATAAATGGAGAAATACAAAGGGCATATAATTATCCCAAAATATCTGGAACTATAAATATAGGTGACGAAGTGGTTTTAAATACAACAGCAGTAGAACTGAGCTTAGGTACAGGTGGATACCATTTTGTAATAACTAATTTAAATAATATAGAATCTACTTTAACTGAAGGTGGACATATAATGAAACTTAGATATACGCCTCTTCAAATAAAAGTGGATTCTGTTGAGGAACAAGAAAGTATTTATCATGATAAATTTGCGAATTTTAAAGGATTAGAAGGTCTTTCTGTTGTAGTAGGGACTCTTCATAGTATGTTAACTCCATTTGCAGCTTCATTTAAAAGAAATAATCCAAATAAAAAATTAGTGTATATAATGACTGATGGAGCATCTCTTCCAATTTATTTAAGTAAAAATGTGGATACTTTAAAAGAAAAAAAATTAATAGATAGTACAATAACTATAGGAAATGCGTTTGGTGGAGATTATGAATGTATAAATATATATACTGCATTAATTACAGCAAAAGAAATACTAAAAGCGGATGCAGTATTTGTCAGTATGGGACCTGGAATTGCTGGGACAGGAACAAAATATGGATTTACAGGGATTGAACAAGGCTCTATTCTTGATGCCGTAAAAAAACTTGAAGGAAGAGCAATTGCAATTCCAAGAATTAGTTTTGCTGACAAACGAGAAAGACATCAAGGTATTTCACATCATAGTATGACTGTATTTAAAGAAATTGTAAATGTAAATGTAGACATACCAATAACTATATATGATGATGAAAAATTGAACTTTATAAAAGAGCAAATCAATTTAAATGGTTTAGACAAAAAGCATAATATAATTTATATAGATAATAATAAAACGAAAGAGGATTTAGACTATTTTAATCTAAAAGTAAAGAGTATGGGAAGAAATTATGAACAAGATGAGGCATTTTTCAAAGCTGCAAGCACAGCAGCATATTACTTAATGGAGGTTTAA
- a CDS encoding stage II sporulation protein M has product MRRTYRKNDFRELNRQIIIIGLLFMMSIVIGSYINKILPGSSNNILNNINPAVEYYNLNISIKDTVIQNLKSDAIFMGSIALLSLFVVTIPAVLVAFVLKGMSIGYTINSCILALKFKSIKMILIILFKNLIIIPCAIILALISLSYFKEMVYEFKKKNRKNMQFLIKRYILNIIIIIALSLGLQLILNTASIGIIKFLAK; this is encoded by the coding sequence TTGAGAAGAACATATAGAAAAAATGATTTTAGAGAATTAAATAGACAAATAATTATTATAGGATTGTTGTTTATGATGTCTATTGTTATTGGGTCTTACATAAATAAAATATTGCCAGGTTCTAGTAACAATATATTAAACAATATAAATCCTGCTGTAGAGTATTATAATCTAAATATAAGCATAAAAGATACAGTGATACAAAATTTAAAATCAGATGCAATCTTTATGGGCTCAATAGCTCTATTAAGTCTATTTGTAGTAACAATTCCAGCAGTGTTGGTAGCTTTTGTATTAAAAGGGATGTCAATTGGTTATACAATAAATAGCTGTATATTGGCATTAAAATTTAAAAGTATAAAAATGATTTTAATAATATTATTTAAAAATTTGATTATTATTCCATGTGCAATCATATTAGCATTAATTAGTTTAAGTTATTTTAAAGAAATGGTTTATGAATTTAAAAAGAAAAATAGAAAAAATATGCAATTTTTAATTAAGAGGTATATACTAAATATTATAATTATAATAGCACTATCATTGGGGTTGCAATTAATATTAAATACTGCAAGTATTGGTATTATTAAGTTCCTAGCTAAATAA
- a CDS encoding copper transporter translates to MHINMKYYIVTIGAIFIALGIGMLVGFNLNNNQQLSEQQANIINDLDDKFDILKEKNDKLDSDLASVNRDYEEAVNFINKNVDKILAGSLNGKSIGIISANENDDYTKNIEDIINKSNGSIAFNIILKENITNPEKLKEMSTKLGTDVKNANDAVNYIIDTLKKEDASDILTYLQELDVIKFNFIGDTYLKYDSVVIAGGNDAKDSTKQFEKIEKFVVSKLKSENKYLVEVQNTGVKTSYVELYSKNKVATIDNIDEGIGSISLAILLQQGNIVGNFGRLDTATSLLPSIK, encoded by the coding sequence ATGCATATTAATATGAAATATTATATAGTCACTATAGGGGCTATATTTATAGCTTTGGGTATAGGCATGTTAGTAGGATTTAATTTAAATAATAATCAACAATTAAGTGAACAACAAGCAAATATAATAAATGATTTGGATGATAAGTTTGATATCTTAAAAGAAAAAAATGATAAACTTGACAGTGACTTAGCAAGTGTAAATAGAGATTATGAAGAGGCAGTTAATTTTATAAATAAAAATGTAGATAAGATTTTAGCTGGTTCGCTGAATGGTAAAAGTATAGGAATAATATCTGCTAATGAAAATGACGATTATACAAAAAATATAGAAGACATAATAAATAAATCTAATGGAAGCATTGCATTTAATATAATATTAAAAGAAAACATAACAAATCCAGAAAAGTTAAAGGAAATGTCAACTAAACTAGGTACAGATGTAAAAAATGCAAATGATGCAGTTAATTATATAATTGACACTCTTAAAAAGGAAGATGCAAGTGACATTTTAACATATCTTCAAGAACTAGATGTAATAAAGTTTAATTTTATTGGAGATACATATCTAAAATATGATTCCGTTGTAATAGCTGGTGGAAATGATGCAAAAGACAGTACAAAACAGTTTGAAAAAATAGAAAAATTTGTAGTTTCAAAACTTAAATCAGAGAATAAATATTTAGTAGAAGTTCAAAATACAGGAGTTAAAACTTCTTATGTAGAACTATATTCTAAAAACAAAGTTGCAACTATAGACAATATTGATGAAGGTATAGGAAGTATATCTCTAGCGATTCTTCTACAACAAGGTAATATAGTTGGTAATTTTGGTAGATTGGATACTGCAACTTCATTGTTGCCATCTATTAAATAG
- a CDS encoding NUDIX hydrolase: MVLEEKTISSDRVYTGKVITLKVDTVEIPGQGYQKRELVEVGGAVGIVAITDDNKVVLVKQFRKPIEKPIFEIPAGKLEKNESPKECAERELKEETGYSAKNIKLIHKFFTSAGFSNEIMFVYLATGLTPGENNLDADEFLDVYEIELEEAYNMVLKNDVEDAKTSIGLLLVKDMFKN; encoded by the coding sequence ATGGTATTAGAAGAAAAAACTATTAGTAGTGATAGGGTTTATACAGGTAAAGTAATTACTTTAAAGGTTGATACTGTTGAAATTCCAGGGCAAGGATATCAAAAAAGGGAGTTAGTAGAAGTTGGTGGAGCAGTAGGAATAGTTGCAATCACAGATGATAATAAAGTTGTGTTAGTTAAGCAATTTAGAAAACCTATAGAAAAGCCAATCTTTGAAATTCCAGCTGGTAAACTAGAAAAAAATGAAAGTCCAAAAGAATGTGCTGAAAGAGAATTAAAAGAAGAAACTGGGTATAGTGCAAAAAATATTAAGCTAATACATAAATTTTTCACTTCAGCAGGTTTTTCTAATGAGATAATGTTTGTATATTTAGCAACAGGTCTTACTCCAGGAGAGAATAATTTAGATGCAGATGAGTTTTTAGATGTCTATGAAATTGAGCTTGAAGAAGCATATAACATGGTATTAAAAAATGACGTTGAAGATGCAAAAACATCTATTGGATTATTATTAGTAAAAGATATGTTTAAAAATTAA